CTCGCGGCGGCGAAGGGCTGCGCGGTTGGGAAGGCGGCCTCGAACAGGTCGTTCGGACGTCCGGCGGCGACCAGCGCCTCTGCCTGACGCTTCGTCGCGCGGTACTGCTCGGCCCACGGAGATGCCTCGTACCGCGAGGCGGAGAAGCGCGGCCCGGCGAGCGCAATCACCGCCGCGAGCGCCGGATGGGGGTCGTGCGCGGCGTAGTAGGTCGCCTTCGTGCAGCCGAGACTGTGGCCGTAGAGCGCAATCCGCTGGGAGCCGCGGTCGACAAGATGCTGGAGTGCAGCGGTGAAGTCATAGCGGCAGTCGTCGAGGATCTCATAAGCGGCGCCCAGCAGTCCGTTCCGTCCGCGGAAGGCGAGGTCGTGGCCGCGCGTGCTGATGGTGAGCGCGGGGTAGCCCGCCGCCGCGAGCGCTTGGGCGACGTCCGTGAGCGTCGGATGCCAGAAGTTCGTGCCGGTGCCGCCGTTCAGGATGACGGCGTCGATCGCCGCCCCCCGCTTCTCTCCCGTCGGCGCAAAGAAGCCAACCGGCAGGGAGATGCCGTCCTCCGTTGTGATCAGCTGCAGGTCGATGAGCATCGCGCTCCTCCGTGCTGGTCTGCGCTGCGCATCGTACCTCGCTCCCGCCTCGCCGGCCATCGCCAGTTGCGCCCGCGAGGTTGTCCTCTCTGGAAACGGCAGCTGTCGCCGCGCGGCGCGCTCGCGCCGCAGCGCGGTATGCTTCGGTCCGATGGACGAGCGGGACTGGCTGCTGATCGACGGCGGCTGAGGCTTCTGACGCCGCGCTGCTGCCTGGGTGCAGCGGCAGGACCGCCGTGGGCGGTTCCGGATTGTTCCCTATCAAGACGCGCCGTCACCCCCCATGACGCCGGCGCTCC
The DNA window shown above is from Dehalococcoidia bacterium and carries:
- a CDS encoding alpha/beta hydrolase — its product is MLIDLQLITTEDGISLPVGFFAPTGEKRGAAIDAVILNGGTGTNFWHPTLTDVAQALAAAGYPALTISTRGHDLAFRGRNGLLGAAYEILDDCRYDFTAALQHLVDRGSQRIALYGHSLGCTKATYYAAHDPHPALAAVIALAGPRFSASRYEASPWAEQYRATKRQAEALVAAGRPNDLFEAAFPTAQPFAAASWLDKYGGERYNLAQWAQGIRVPVLRIDCGLDDGLMAYHMAGQFEDLQRLAPHPLHRHVVLEDVDHFFTRPGSAAKVSDAVIAWLDGLPRP